Genomic DNA from Deltaproteobacteria bacterium:
AACACCAGTAGATGCTTAACTCTAATCTTCACGCTGACGTTCCTTTAGGCCAGGTTAAATTGGATAATATTAAAATTAATCTAAATGGTCAACAATGCCAAGGCCGGGGCACTATCCCGACCTTGGCATCCGGTTCTCAAACGAGATTTCAAGACCACTGGTTAAACCACCACCACCAAATGCAGGCGGCTATTAGTCCAGGGTGCCCTCTTCCACGATGGTGCCGGTTTTCTTGTCCACGTCTACCCCATAGAGGAAAATATCCCCGGCTTTGTAGCTGACCCGGTAAACACTCGGGAAGACTTCGATACCGGTGGTCAAGGCACCATACTGGCTCTTCAGAGCCTGGACGGCGGGGACCGCGTCTGCCAAATGCACGGCCTGATGCTCGGCCTGGCTGGGCAGGTAGGTGGTGATATCTTTCCAAACGATGGCGGGCTGGGATACTTTATCCATCTCTATCAGATCAACACTGGCGGAACTGATCCCCGGACCGGTCTGGCCCCCTAAATATAAATCATGGGACCCGAAATATCTGGCCGTAGTAACATCGTTCCAACCTTTGGCATAAGCCCACTTGATAGTAGCAGCCAGAGCCCGGTTGGCCGGCATGTCCTTTTTGGTGGCGCGCCGGAAAAATTCCTTATAGAAATCGGCGTTGCGGCTGGTATAGACTGATACTGTATAGCCAATAAAACCCTTACAGCCGCAGGTTAAGAAGGCATTCCCCAGAGTCGTATAAGTGGCGCCCTTACAGACGGCGGCATAGAACAGACCGCCCGGAGCTTTAAACCCGGAAGCAGTCAAGTCGGAACCGTTAACGTAGGTATTATCCAGAAAATAGATGCGGCCGCCATCAGTGTCGCTGCCGTGGGAGTGAATCAGGTAGGCATTTTGGCGCCGACTTTTGATGCGATTGAGAAAACTGGTTTTGTCGGCAGATTTTGAATAGTATATTCCTTTGAAGGCTAAGGCGGATTTCAGGAGATAATTCTTGGCCGCCTTACAATTGTTAATGATTTTATTTTTCAGCCAGGTTGGCAAGCCGGAAAAGTAAGCCCGGGTGGAATCGGTAAGGCCATACCTTTTGATAGTAAAGGCAAGGCCACGGGCAACGGTATTCCCTCCTAAGGCCTGAAAAATGGTTTTAAATTTAGTTTGGGTACCGTGCTTGGCTTTGTTTTCCGGAATTTGAAAACCCCACGAAAACAAAACAGTACCGGGGCTTTTGGCATTCCAAAAGGTCGCCCGCTGGCTGTACAGCCAAATATTATACTTGCGTATCAGCGCATCTGTACTGGCTCCACTCAAAGTAACGCTATATACCCCATAGATATACTCCCCGGGCCGGATTACGGATATCTTGGTGCTTCCGAACTGTTTGTTGGACAGATGGGCAGAGTTTATCGTCAGGGTGGGCGTGGCATCAATTGCAGCACTACCCGGTAATGCCACCGATGGACCCTCGTCGCTTGCCAGGGCCGGGTTAAGGGCTCCCAGTCCCACTAAGCCCATGGCTAGGCAGAAAATTAGTAAATATTTCGTCTTGAATTTCATGAGCGGTCTCCTTTTTGAAACAGTTTAACCTGCTGGATTAATTAATATTTCTCTCTTGCCGGTCAACTAGCTTATCACCCCCTTCTAGGTTATCAAGACAATAAAAAAGCCTCCAAAACATATCCCTGACGGTTTAGAGGCTTAAAGCACCGCTCTCCTCCTGGTTCTCCATTGGCCGGAAAACCAATTTCAAGGTTTAGTGAACATTAAGTTTAATACCTTAATCTTATAAAAAATAATTATGCTCCTAAACAATAATCTATATAAAATGGAGCTGATTGTCAAATAAAATATTGCCGGCATCATTTGGTAGATGGTCCTTTGGCTAAGAAGTTACGAAAATTTAAAACGCCGGGTTCGTTTTCAAAAATCTTTAGGAAGTTGGTTGGTAATTTTCCGGGAGTTTGCCTAACCCAAAAATCGAGCCTTTACGGGGGGTACTTAAACATTGCCTGCCTAGTTTAATAAAGTTCTACACTTTTAAAGGGTAGCTGAAGGCAATATCAAGCTTAGCATTTTAATGGCGGCCTTATGCCCTAATAATGTTACAATGTTGCAGGTGACAGTTACTGTTTCAAGCGCCACAGGCTAAAAAACAGACGATCTCGCTGCCTTTGGCGGAGCCCCGGTCCTGGAGACCTTAATCAGATGTATGGAGAACGACGTCGGGATAGGATTTGACGGCAGGGTAACCCACAAGCTCATCCGCTGGTCATGGGTCCTGGTACAGGTAGTCTAGGGTTTTCCCATCAGGGCCGTTGTTAACATTTGTTTGGTAATCTTTTGGACATAATGATAAAATTGTAAAATTAGGTTTCCCCTGGGGATTATTAACCCGGCGCGGTTAAGTTCTAAACGCCTTGGCCAAGAATTTTTGATTCTCTAATTGCCGCTATGGAAAAATCTGCATTGCTGGCCGAGAAGAAAGTCCGATGGTACCGCTGGCTAGAAAGAGGCCACACTCGGTTAAAAGGGCTCTGGTCAGATCTGAGCAAAACCCTAAGTTCCCTGATCGCCACCTTAATAAAGGAAAAGGTCTTTTTTCTGATCGGGGGAGTAGTAATTTTGGTCTTCTTGGGCGCTTTAGGGTTTGCCCTCCAGGAAGCAGATGCCAATAATTTCTTGACGCGGCTGGGACATGGACTGTGGTGGGCCGTGGTTACCCTGACCACGGTGGGTTATGGCGATCTGGTCCCGCAATCATTTGGGGGCCGGCTGGTGGGGGTGGGGCTGATGCTGTCCGGTCTGGTAATCTTGTCCCTGCTGACCGCCACCGTAGCCTCAGTATTTATTGAGCGCAAGTTCCGGAGGGAACGGGGATTGGAAAATATTACGGTTAACGAGCATATCATTATCATGGGCTGGCATCGGGGCGGCGAACGAATCCTCAAGGACCTGCTGGAGCGTGTGGATCGGCGGACCCCGGTGGTGCTGATCAGTGAAATTACCCCGCAACAATTCGAGGCTATCCAAGTTAAGTTTATCGACCATGAGCTTTATTTTGTGCAGGGGGATTTTTCCCGTGAAGAAATATTGCTCAAAACCAATCTGCGGCGGGCCCGAAGAGTGTTAATTCTAGCGGATCGGACCACAGACCGGCCTCGGGAGCAAGTCGATCAGCGCACCCTGTTAGCGGCCCTGGCGGTTAAGGCCATTAACCCCAAAGTCAGGATCTGTGTGGAATTACTGAACCCAGATAACCGTCCCCACCTGGAACGAGCCCGTGTGGAAGACATCATCATCCGGGGGGAATATGACAATGCCCTGATTGCCAGCGCCACGGCCTCCGCCGGGCTGTTTAAGGTGCTGAAAGCCTTGCTGTCGGCGGAAGGACACACCTTCTGGGTGGTAGAAATACCCTCCCGGTTTCATGGCCACCCGCTGCAGGAATTTGCTGACTATCTGAGGGACCGCCACCAGTCCCTGCTTATCGCCCTGTTTAATGAGGGACAGGTGCTGCGCCTGGAGGACCTGTTGTCCGGGGAGCCATCCGCCATCGATGATTTCATTCGCCGCAAGTTTACCGAGGCCGGAATGACCCATCTCTTTGGCCGCTATCGCACCGAATGTCTTATCAATCCCCCGCTGGATCATATTCTTGCCCCTGATGAAATGGCGGTAGTCATCGCCAAGGTGCAGCCTTTGGTGACCAAGCGTGGGGGGATTTTTTAAAACACTCCAATTCTATGATCGATTTTAATTTATTAAAGAAGATTTTTATCTTTCAGGATCTTCAGGATGAGGAACTTAAGCAAGTAATGGCCTCCACTTCCATGCTTTCGTTGCCGGCCCAGACCATTATAATGACCGAAGGTGAGCCTGGAGAAGTGATGTATATTATGTGCGCCGGTGAGGTCGAGATTACCAAGCGGCTCATTTTGGAGTTCGAAGATAGAGCGCCGCGGGACAAGGTGATGATCCGGCTTAAGGCTGAAGACGGAGTTATTTTCGGGGAAATGGCGCTGATTGAAAACGATGTCCGTTCCGCCACGGTTAAGGCCTTGACCGAGTGTAAATTATTGGAGCTGAGTAAAGACCGATTTTATCAACTCATCCAACAAAATCCCGCTATGGGGATAAAGATGCTGTGGCGCCTGTCACAAATGTTATCCCAACGGCTGCGCAAAACCGACGAAGAGGTGGTCAAACTCACCACAGCCTTGGCCATTTCACTGGAGGGGTGATCCGGTTTTTAGTTTCCGGTTGGCTGTTGTCAATTTGATCCGGTAAGCCTGACCTACTTAATTTTTTCCCCACCAAGTTCCTATTTCTCTTACCAATTGGCATATTGCCGAAGATGAGAATGAGCCTTATCCCACAGCCAAGTCTTGATCTCGGTCATCCCAGCCTCCAGCACCTGATGCCTAGATTCTAGATCCCCCGGCAGCGGTCCGGTGCGGTGCAGCCGAAGTCGGGCTTGGCGGTTTGAGTCTTCCCAGTTTTGCAGGGCAAACAGCAGACTCCGGAGGTCGGCCCCCCGGACCCGATTGGCCAACAGTCTTTCGTCGCCTAGGGCATCATAGAGATAATCCCGGCCCTGATCGGCGTTAATCTGATGCAACGCCGCCCGGCGCAGCAGACAGGGAAAACAATAGCCACAGTTGCCCTGGGGCTGACGGTGCCAGCGGGAGACCACCGGGTGGGAACAGGACAGGGTATAGGGCAGCAGGGCGCGCAGCAGTTCACCGCCTCGACAGCGAGCCAACATTTCGCCTTTGGTCTGCCCCTGGTAAGGGTTAACCAGGGGGTGGTGGATATTGGCCTGCCGACAAAGCTCCCGCAAATTATGGGTGAAATAAGGATGAGTGGTACGGGTGCTATAGCTCCCCAGGCGGTTCAGGGTTAGCGGCGGATTGAGACTGATAAAACCGTTTTCCGGAACCAAAAGGGGCATTCTCGAACCAAAAGCTCCGGCCGCAGCCAGTCCCAGAGCGATAAATAGCAAAGACCGGCTCCGCAAGCTTAATTCCGGGGCCTCCAGTTGGACGCGTAAACCCAACCCCTGGACTCGATCCGGCCCATAGTGCTGGGTCAGGGCCATTGCCAGATTTTTCTGATAACCGGCCAGTTGTCCGAAGTCATAATGGCTGACCAGCAGCAGCCGGTAACCGGCTTCCAGGAAGTCAATGGCCCCCACCAGGGAATCGACTCCGCCGGAAAACAGGCAGACCAGATCCGGGATCCAGGGCAGCTTCCACTCGGACTGGAAGCCCAGGTCAGGAGAGCCGGGGCGTGGCACCAAGCGCCAGTGATCTCCGGTAAGAAAGTCCAGGAGCGGGGCCAGTTCGGTAACTGGCGCCATCCAGGACAGGTTGACCGGAATTTCCAGGGTCAGCTCCCGGGTCCAGGCATCCGGGGCGGTTATTCGGTTTACAAGTTTGTCCGCGGCCCAGACCGCCGCAGCTAACAGCAGCAAAGATTGATATTCCGGACCGGGAAGCCTTGGAGTGGTCCATAATTGATTGAAATTATGGTGGATGGTGAAACCCGGCGTTGCGGCCCAAAAGCTAACCTGGGCCTCATACTCCTCCGGACTGGGACAGGACTCCTCAGGATGACCCTGGATAAAGATTTTGGAAGCCATGCTCCTGCTCTAACCGGTTTAGCAGGTGGCGGAGTTGCCGGTCGATCCAGGCCAGGACCTGGTCCTCAGACCAGGAGAGTTCGAATTCCTCTTTCCCCTCGGTTTGGGGATCAAGTCTTCCCTGAATAAACTTGCGCAGTTCTAGCTGACGCTGCACTCCGGAGTTGATGTCCTTGGCCTGGGCCTCCAAAGCTTCTCCCAGATCAGAAGCCAGTTTCTGGTATACAGCCTCAGCCAGAAAATTTCTTATCCGGCCAGAAATAATTCGTGCGGAAGGTTCGCCCGGCCTAAGTTCTTCCCATTTATTAAAGCCATTCATGGTCGGGGAGAACTCCTTTGCCAAAACCTCGATCAGGGCCGAGCGTGCCACCGCTTCCTCCAGAGCCGCCCCCGCCCCGGCCAGAGTATCTACCAAGACCGGAAGTGTGGTTTGCAGTGGACTGCCGATCAACTCTCCCAACCCCAAATCCCCCAAGGCCTGATCTGACCCATAAAGGGCCAGCTTCTGATAAAAGCGGCCCAGATTGCCGGCGACTTGCCGGATCTGGGGGAAGATCGGTGCCGCCGGGGTTGGGCCTATCCCCTCCGGATTGTGCTTTACGGCAATTACATAACGGGCCACCACCTCGGCTGCCGAGACCTGACCGGTGTTTTTGGGCGAACCGAACCGGGAAGCACTGGTCTTGGCCAGACGCCAGTATTTGCCGGTGGGGGCCTTACGAGCCATTGAAGTGCCCATGTTTTTCTTCCTTAAGCCTAAATTTACAAATCGGAGCATTAAAGTTTAATTTCAGGGGAGGGCCGGGGGGGCTGACGGCCCTCCCTCCCTTCAAGCTCCCCTCCCAACCCGCTTTATGAGGTTGGGGAAGATTATGGCCCCCATTAAGCTGTCTCTCCGCCTTTGCGGCTTGGCGTAAGAACCTCATTCTTCCCCTCCGGTTGCCAGCCGTTTCAGACGGCTACAGCGGGGCCAGGAAAATTCTGGCCAGCAGGGAAAAATTGAATTGTTGTGATAAAGCGGCTCCGCCGCCAGATCATAGCGGGAGACTCTGACTGCTTCCGGCCATAAAGCAGTATACGGGATGGGCGAATATTGCGCCAGCACCGGAGTGGCGCCCAAGGCCCGGACCTGGCGAATAGATGCAGCTATCTGACTATCCTCTTGCTGGGGCAAGCCAATGAGTAGATATACCCCGATCTGGGCGCGGGTAAAGCCGGCTTCCCTAAGGGCTGCCAGGGCCTGCTCCAGATCGCCCTCCTGAACCTTGCTGTCCAGGCGTTCCTGACCCAGGGCGGTGGTCTCCAGACCCAGGCGCAGGGTAGCAAAATTGGCTTTTTTCAGCCACTTGGCCACTCGTGGGTTGATCAGTTTCAGGTGCAAGCCATTAGGGGTATGGAACCTTATATTTAATCCCCGGCTTAGCACCCCTTCCAGTATAGGCAATAAGTGCGTTTCGGCCTCCACTAATAAGGCATCGTCATAAAAGGCCACTTCCTTTACTCCTAAACGTGCCTGCCAGTAGCTCAGCTCTTCCACTACTGCCGTTGGTCGACGCTGCCGAAACCGGGGTTGCAGCAGCTTGGCAGCACAATAAGCACAGTCCATGGGACAGCCCCTGGAGGTAAGCACAGGGATCAGGCGTCGCTCCGGGAGCAGGTGCAGGGCAGGGTAGGGCAGGGCATCCAGGTCATCCAACACCGGGGGCAAAGGCCGGTCCCAGCCGGTCAGTTCTGCCAGAAGGTTTAGAATCTCTGGTTCTCCAGGGCCGGTCCGCACCAGGTCAGCGCCGCTATGCTGCCGGGCGTGTTCCGGGCACAGCGTGGCATAGATACCCCCCAATACTATTGCTACGCCGGGAAATTGGTCACGTACCAGGCGAATGACCGCCTGCACTCCAGGGTACCAGTAGGTCATTAAGGAGGTTACCAGCACTGTTGCGGGACGGTGGGTGATGCTGAGCTTGACTTTAAAGTCCGTTTCGCTGATGCCATAACGGCCATAGCGCCGCGGGATGCCAACCAGTGGAGCAGGTGGCGGCAGAGGTTCCTTAAGATAACGCCCGGTGACCG
This window encodes:
- a CDS encoding potassium channel protein, with product MEKSALLAEKKVRWYRWLERGHTRLKGLWSDLSKTLSSLIATLIKEKVFFLIGGVVILVFLGALGFALQEADANNFLTRLGHGLWWAVVTLTTVGYGDLVPQSFGGRLVGVGLMLSGLVILSLLTATVASVFIERKFRRERGLENITVNEHIIIMGWHRGGERILKDLLERVDRRTPVVLISEITPQQFEAIQVKFIDHELYFVQGDFSREEILLKTNLRRARRVLILADRTTDRPREQVDQRTLLAALAVKAINPKVRICVELLNPDNRPHLERARVEDIIIRGEYDNALIASATASAGLFKVLKALLSAEGHTFWVVEIPSRFHGHPLQEFADYLRDRHQSLLIALFNEGQVLRLEDLLSGEPSAIDDFIRRKFTEAGMTHLFGRYRTECLINPPLDHILAPDEMAVVIAKVQPLVTKRGGIF
- a CDS encoding cyclic nucleotide-binding domain-containing protein → MASTSMLSLPAQTIIMTEGEPGEVMYIMCAGEVEITKRLILEFEDRAPRDKVMIRLKAEDGVIFGEMALIENDVRSATVKALTECKLLELSKDRFYQLIQQNPAMGIKMLWRLSQMLSQRLRKTDEEVVKLTTALAISLEG
- a CDS encoding cobalamin-dependent protein (Presence of a B(12) (cobalamin)-binding domain implies dependence on cobalamin itself, in one of its several forms, or in some unusual lineages, dependence on a cobalamin-like analog.); this encodes MNQPPTILLINPWIYDFAAYDFFARPLGLLYLAGRLLAQGYAVRLIDCLEPAPDRITSVTGRYLKEPLPPPAPLVGIPRRYGRYGISETDFKVKLSITHRPATVLVTSLMTYWYPGVQAVIRLVRDQFPGVAIVLGGIYATLCPEHARQHSGADLVRTGPGEPEILNLLAELTGWDRPLPPVLDDLDALPYPALHLLPERRLIPVLTSRGCPMDCAYCAAKLLQPRFRQRRPTAVVEELSYWQARLGVKEVAFYDDALLVEAETHLLPILEGVLSRGLNIRFHTPNGLHLKLINPRVAKWLKKANFATLRLGLETTALGQERLDSKVQEGDLEQALAALREAGFTRAQIGVYLLIGLPQQEDSQIAASIRQVRALGATPVLAQYSPIPYTALWPEAVRVSRYDLAAEPLYHNNSIFPCWPEFSWPRCSRLKRLATGGEE